A genomic segment from Aegilops tauschii subsp. strangulata cultivar AL8/78 chromosome 1, Aet v6.0, whole genome shotgun sequence encodes:
- the LOC109775340 gene encoding cytochrome P450 84A1: MAGLAKTAMEWLQDPLSWLFVASVVFVVLQRRQRGKAPPFPPGPNQLPIVGNMSMMDQLTHRGLAALAKQYGGLLHLRLGKLHAFAVSTPEYAREVLQAQDGAFSNRPATIAIAYLTYDRADMAFAHYGPFWRQMRKLCVMKLFSRRRPETWVAVRDESAALVRAVARRSGESVNLGELIFNLTKNVIFRAAFGAGAAADGDGGKQDEFIAILQEFSKLFGAFNIGDFFPWLSWADPQGINVRLRAARAALDEFIDKIIDEHMTRGKSPDDVDADMVDDMLAFLPEAKPKKAAGDGGDELQNTLRLTRDNIKAIIMDVMFGGTETVASAIEWAMAEMMHSPDDLRRLQKELADTVGLDRNVDESDLDKLPFLKCVIKETLRLHPPIPLLLHETAEDCVVGGYSVPRGSRVMINVFAIGRDAKAWKDPDTFRPSRFMAGEGEAAGVDFKGGCFEFLPFGSGRRSCPGMALGLYALELAVAQLTHGFTWALPDGMKPSELDMSDIFGLTAPRATRLYAVPTPRLTCPLVADVDVDGTHQA, translated from the exons ATGGCGGGTTTGGCCAAGACCGCCATGGAATGGCTCCAAGATCCACTGAGCTGGCTGTTCGTCGCCTCGGTGGTCTTCGTGGTGCTGCAGCGGCGCCAGCGGGGCAAGGCGCCGCCGTTTCCTCCGGGGCCGAATCAGCTGCCGATCGTCGGCAACATGTCGATGATGGACCAGCTGACCCACCGGGGCCTCGCGGCGCTGGCGAAGCAGTACGGCGGCCTTCTCCACCTCCGCCTCGGTAAGCTCCATGCCTTCGCCGTGTCGACGCCGGAGTACGCCCGGGAGGTGCTGCAGGCGCAGGACGGTGCCTTCTCCAACCGGCCGGCGACCATCGCCATCGCCTACCTCACCTACGACCGTGCCGACATGGCGTTCGCGCACTACGGGCCCTTCTGGCGCCAGATGCGCAAGCTGTGCGTGATGAAGCTCTTCAGCCGGCGCCGTCCGGAGACGTGGGTCGCCGTGCGCGACGAATCCGCGGCGCTCGTCCGCGCCGTGGCTCGGCGGAGCGGCGAGTCCGTGAACCTCGGCGAGCTCATATTCAACCTTACCAAGAACGTCATCTTCCGCGCCGCGTTCGGTGCGGGCGCCGCCGCGGACGGCGACGGCGGCAAGCAGGACGAGTTCATCGCCATCCTCCAGGAGTTCTCCAAGCTGTTCGGCGCGTTCAACATCGGCGACTTCTTCCCGTGGCTGAGCTGGGCGGACCCGCAGGGCATCAACGTGCGCCTCCGCGCCGCGCGCGCCGCCCTCGACGAGTTCATCGACAAGATCATCGACGAGCACATGACGAGGGGCAAGAGCCCTGACGACGTCGACGCGGACATGGTGGACGACATGCTGGCGTTCCTCCCTGAGGCGAAGCCGAAGAAGGCCGCTGGCGACGGCGGGGACGAGCTGCAGAACACGCTCCGCCTCACGCGTGACAACATCAAGGCCATCATCATG GATGTGATGTTTGGTGGGACTGAGACGGTGGCGTCGGCGATCGAGTGGGCGATGGCAGAGATGATGCACAGCCCGGACGACCTCCGTCGATTGCAGAAGGAGCTCGCTGACACGGTGGGTCTCGACCGGAATGTGGATGAGTCGGACCTCGATAAACTCCCCTTCCTCAAGTGTGTCATCAAGGAGACGCTCCGGCTGCACCCGCCCATCCCGCTACTCCTCCATGAGACTGCAGAGGACTGCGTTGTCGGGGGCTACTCCGTGCCCCGAGGCTCCCGTGTCATGATCAATGTCTTCGCCATCGGTCGCGACGCAaaggcatggaaggatccggacACGTTCCGGCCGTCCCGGTTCATGGCGGGGGAAGGGGAGGCCGCCGGGGTCGACTTCAAGGGCGGCTGCTTCGAGTTCCTCCCGTTCGGGTCTGGTCGCCGCTCATGCCCCGGGATGGCGCTCGGCCTGTACGCGCTGGAGCTCGCCGTTGCCCAGCTCACCCACGGGTTCACCTGGGCCCTGCCCGACGGCATGAAGCCATCGGAGCTCGACATGAGTGACATCTTTGGCCTCACTGCGCCGCGCGCTACCAGGCTCTACGCCGTGCCCACACCCCGGCTCACCTGCCCCTTGGTCGCTGACGTTGATGTCGACGGAACGCATCAGGCGTGA